GCCCTCCGGAGCCCATTTCGAGCTTATCGCCTTCACGGCTGAGGGGGTCGCCGCCCTGAATCATAAATCCGGGGATAACCCGATGGAAGCGGGTACCGTCGTAGAAGCCACTTTCAGCGCGGGCCACAAAATTGAAAACATGAATTGGGGCAACGTGCGGGAAGAACTCGACTTCAATCGGCCCCTGATTGGTGTGCAGGCGCGCACGTACGCCATGCAGGAACTCGCCCAGCTCATCGAGCACAGCAAGCTCACTTTGCGCCTGATCCAGCTGTGCCTGCATATCGGCCAGCTGCCGCTCATAACTGCGGCGCATTTCCGCATTCTGACGCCCCAGCTGACTCACCTGCTGCGTGAGGCGGTCAACTTCTGCATTGCGGCAGCCTAAAAAGAAAAAGCTGCTCACAAAAAGCAGCCCAACCAGCAAAAGCGAAATAAATCTCGGGTTCATCTCGGGTGAAAATAGGTTCCTGATTTTTAATTTGGCCTAAATATAAGGTTTACGGGCTACTTTCAAACAGAAAACAACAGCCCTTTAACCCGCATTATTCAGGTGCCGATCTATCGGTCAGAAGAAGCCATTTTTGGGGAATATGATCTTAGCCTGAAGCTGAATGCAATCACAGCATTTCATGATTCAGGGTGATGCGTACCGTGCTCGCACCTTCCGGTTTGGTCTTTTCATACCATTTCCAAAAATAGTCGCAGATCTTCTCCAGCTGTGCCGTGGTGATGCCCGCCGGGAGCTTCATGAGCGTGATCCAGCGGAATTCATCTTTCATACGCTCAATGGCGTCGGGTGCGGGCCCGAGCACCGGCCAGCCGGTTTGGGCCTGCTTCATGATGGCGGTAAATTGCTCGGCAGCGCGGCGGGTGTAGGTGGCGTCCTGCCCCCGGAAGGCAGCCTGAAGGAGCCGCGCATACGGCGGATAGAGCAGCGGCTTCCGACCGGCAAGCTCGGCCCGGGCAAAGCCTTCGTAATCATGGTTTTTGGCAAATCGCACCGACACGTGATCCGGCTGACGCGTCTGCAGATACACCACGCCTTTTTTTGCGGCGCGACCACTACGACCGGCGACCTGACTCAGCAGCTGATACATGCGCTCGTTGCTGCGGTAGGAAGGAAAAGCGAGCTCGGTATCGGCATTCACCACGCCTACGACCGTAACATTCGGGAAATCCAGCCCTTTGGCGACGAGCTGCGTGCCAATCAGGATATCCGCTTCTCCCCGCCCGAAAGCGGTGAGCAGCTGATCGTGTGCGTTCTTTCGGCTTGTGGTATCCTGATCCATGCGCATGACGCGGAATTTCGGAAAGAGTTTTTCCAGCTCTTCCTCCACCTGCTGCGTGCCGCTGCCCTGCATTTTGAGGCCGCCGGTTTCTCCACAGGCGTGACAACTTCCCGGTACTGATCTCGCAAAACCACAGTAGTGACAGCGCAGGTGCTGCTGCGCCTTGTGATAAGTGAGGCTCACCGAGCAATGCGGACACTCGGGCACATCCCCGCAGGCCTCACACTGCATGAAGCTTGCAAACCCCCGGCGGTTGTAAAGGAGAATGACCTGCTCGCCCCGGCCTACGGCTTCTTCCACCGCCCGAAACAGGGGCACCGCCAGCGGACCATTCATGGCGTAACGGTATTCGGTGAGGTTGAGCACCTTCACTTCCGGCATTTGGGCTCCGGTATGCCGCGCACTTAGCTTCAATAGCTGACTTTTGCCCCGACCGCTTTCTACCAGGCTCACCAAACTTGGCGTTGCGGAACCCATCACCAGAACAGCACCGGCTTTGTGTGCCCGCATGGCCGCGACTTCCCGCGCGTGATAGCGGGGCGCGGGATCGGTCTGATAGTAGGAGGTGTCGTGCTCTTCATCAATGATAATAACACCCAGTTTTTCAATGGGTGCAAACACTGCCGAACGGGCGCCAATCACAATGTTTTTTTCGCCCCGCCGCAGGGCCTGCCAGGCTTCGTAACGCTCGCGGTCGCTGAGCCGGCTGTGCAGAATCGCAATTTTACGGCCAAAAATGAGGTAGAAGCGGCGCACGGTTTGGGGCGTAAGGGCAATCTCGGGGACCAGCACCAGGGCCCCGCGTCCCTGTTCCAGCGCTTCTTTGATGAGGTGGATGTAAACCTCCGTTTTCCCGCTGCCGGTAACCCCAAACAGCAGAAATTTTGCATAGGTGCGGGCATGCAGAGGTTTGAGGAGGGTAGCTGTAACTTCGTGCTGCTCAGGATTCAGGGCTGAGATGTGTTCAGGCCGGTAGGCAAAGGCGGGCTCAGGCAGGCGGGCTTCCCGTTCTTCACGGGTAAGGACACCCTCCTGTTCCAGCCGTTTGAGGGTATAGGGCGTGATGGTCTCCGGCATGGCCACGGTGAGCGCAGCGGTCGTAGCGGGCAGCGGATCCGTTTCCAGCAGTAACTGCCAGGCTTGTTCCCATTTTTTGGTTTTGCCGGAAACGAGCCGTTCGGTCAGCGTTTCCCGCTGCGGGTTTTGCCACACCCAGCACAGCTCGGTACGCGGCTGCAAGTCCAGGGCCGGTTCATCCCACAGCTGCAGCAGCCCTTTTTGTTTTACGGAGCTCAAAGCCCGTTCTTCGTTGGCCCACCGCTGACGCGCCTCCCGCCAGCTCAGCCGCTTTTCCCCGCTGATTTCCGCATAAATGAGCTTTTCCTGCCGGTTCAGGGCAACGACTGCGTCTTCCTTCTGCGGCACAGCACGTACAAAGGTTTTGGCTGAAAAATTGAGCCCCGCCGGAAGCGCGGCCTGAATCACCTCTCCCCATCCGCACACATAAAAACGATACATCCACTCTGTTAGGCGCAGCAGCTCGGGATCAAGAACCGGCTCGCGATCCAGTACACGGGCTACGGGTCGCGTTTTAAAAGCGGGTTTGTTCTGATGCACCTTCACAACCATGCCAATGTTCATCCGTCCTTTGAGGGGCACCCAGACCCGCATACCCGGCTGAACAACTGCCGCATGGGTGCCGCTCAGGGCATAGGTAAAAACCTCCCGTACGGCAATCGGCAGAGCGATATCAGCAAAATGACGAAAGCCATCAGCGGCCTCATTTGTTGGTGTTGAATGCGGTTTACCGGACATGCAGTGTGGTTGTTTTTTTCGGATGATGGATTCTGAACCCGAATTTCATCATCCCAAACATAAAAAAGCCGCGCCCCAAAAACACGGAAGCGCGGCTCAGAAAATGATCTTTGCCTGAAATAAGTTCAGCGCAATGGCATAAGCGCCTTAGAAGCGCAGCTGAAGGCCGAAAGCCCAGGTGCCGTAGCTACTCGGCATAAAATCACTGCCGCTAATGCCACGATAACGGTACTCTACGAAAGGGCGGAAAAACGGAATGGCAGAAATACCGGCTCCGACCGCTCCGTAGTAATACAGTCCGGAATCGCTGCCATCAGGATCAATAACTTCCGCGCCAGCTGTAATCAGCGTACTTTCACGATCGAAAACTTCATATCCGATCCCAACACCGGCATAAGGGGCAATCAGGCCAATGCCGGCAGT
This genomic stretch from Cyclonatronum proteinivorum harbors:
- a CDS encoding peptidylprolyl isomerase, whose translation is MNPRFISLLLVGLLFVSSFFFLGCRNAEVDRLTQQVSQLGRQNAEMRRSYERQLADMQAQLDQAQSELAVLDELGEFLHGVRARLHTNQGPIEVEFFPHVAPIHVFNFVARAESGFYDGTRFHRVIPGFMIQGGDPLSREGDKLEMGSGGPISAIPHEFNEISHTRGVLSMARVSDKRMGAGSQFFIMHADTPRLDREYTVFGNVLSGMDVVDAIATTPTHRDDPRLANHPLEPMIIERVEIFRR
- the priA gene encoding replication restart helicase PriA, with translation MSGKPHSTPTNEAADGFRHFADIALPIAVREVFTYALSGTHAAVVQPGMRVWVPLKGRMNIGMVVKVHQNKPAFKTRPVARVLDREPVLDPELLRLTEWMYRFYVCGWGEVIQAALPAGLNFSAKTFVRAVPQKEDAVVALNRQEKLIYAEISGEKRLSWREARQRWANEERALSSVKQKGLLQLWDEPALDLQPRTELCWVWQNPQRETLTERLVSGKTKKWEQAWQLLLETDPLPATTAALTVAMPETITPYTLKRLEQEGVLTREEREARLPEPAFAYRPEHISALNPEQHEVTATLLKPLHARTYAKFLLFGVTGSGKTEVYIHLIKEALEQGRGALVLVPEIALTPQTVRRFYLIFGRKIAILHSRLSDRERYEAWQALRRGEKNIVIGARSAVFAPIEKLGVIIIDEEHDTSYYQTDPAPRYHAREVAAMRAHKAGAVLVMGSATPSLVSLVESGRGKSQLLKLSARHTGAQMPEVKVLNLTEYRYAMNGPLAVPLFRAVEEAVGRGEQVILLYNRRGFASFMQCEACGDVPECPHCSVSLTYHKAQQHLRCHYCGFARSVPGSCHACGETGGLKMQGSGTQQVEEELEKLFPKFRVMRMDQDTTSRKNAHDQLLTAFGRGEADILIGTQLVAKGLDFPNVTVVGVVNADTELAFPSYRSNERMYQLLSQVAGRSGRAAKKGVVYLQTRQPDHVSVRFAKNHDYEGFARAELAGRKPLLYPPYARLLQAAFRGQDATYTRRAAEQFTAIMKQAQTGWPVLGPAPDAIERMKDEFRWITLMKLPAGITTAQLEKICDYFWKWYEKTKPEGASTVRITLNHEML